In Simplicispira sp. 125, one DNA window encodes the following:
- a CDS encoding tetratricopeptide repeat protein: MKKINDGQSDGPYELALAAASSSQPKLEAARSLLEEAHQNGDPRATYALATWCLFGHGGFELDLKRAVALLKEASKADIPSAHFDLAVCYEKGSGVRRNNKLAYRHFLAASLYGDNDAYGEVGRCLYYGIGIDRDRKAAKIWLRRARMMGVNIR, translated from the coding sequence ATGAAAAAAATTAATGATGGCCAATCTGATGGCCCCTACGAACTTGCTCTGGCAGCGGCCTCAAGCAGCCAACCCAAATTAGAAGCAGCAAGATCGCTGCTCGAAGAGGCTCACCAAAATGGAGACCCACGTGCCACATATGCCTTGGCGACTTGGTGCTTGTTCGGCCATGGCGGCTTTGAATTGGACTTGAAAAGAGCCGTTGCTTTGCTAAAAGAGGCCTCCAAAGCCGATATTCCATCAGCCCATTTCGACTTGGCCGTCTGCTATGAGAAAGGCAGTGGCGTTAGAAGAAATAATAAATTAGCGTATCGTCATTTTTTGGCAGCTTCCCTTTATGGAGATAATGATGCTTATGGAGAGGTGGGGCGTTGTCTCTACTATGGAATTGGTATTGATCGCGATCGAAAGGCCGCGAAAATTTG